In the Portunus trituberculatus isolate SZX2019 chromosome 21, ASM1759143v1, whole genome shotgun sequence genome, one interval contains:
- the LOC123507082 gene encoding partner of Y14 and mago-like: MAPPQHSSNMSIAAEYVKDETGQCFIPASQRPDGTWRKARRVKDGYIPQEEMPLYESKGKQWAKNRSDCPVGLAPEDAAAMKSRQQAADSSIPGLVPTAKLGGMSKSQKKRAAAAKKKAAATDAEIAKAMDETHISNSTSGGKAAASDPTKRLRNLKKKLRDIEKLERQIASGEIKNPEPEQLEKVKRKEEVTQQIEDLELEIDDAK; this comes from the exons ATGGCTCCACCACAACACTCCTCCAACATGTCCATAGCAGCCGAGTACGTCAAGGATGAGACAG GTCAGTGCTTCATACCTGCCTCCCAGCGACCTGATGGCACATGGCGCAAGGCAAGGAGGGTCAAGGATGGCTACATTCCCCAAGAAGAAATGCCTCT GTATGAGAGCAAAGGAAAGCAGTGGGCCAAGAACAGATCAGATTGCCCAGTGGGTCTGGCTCCAGAGGATGCTGCTGCTATGAAGAGCCGGCAACAAGCTGCTGATTCTTCCATTCCTGGCTTGGTACCAACTGCCAAGCTGG GTGGAATGTCAAAGTCACAAAAGAAGAGGGCAGCAGCGGCAAAGAAGAAGGCAGCTGCTACCGATGCTGAAATAGCCAAAGCCATGGATGAGACTCACATCTCCAACAGTACATCAG GAGGAAAGGCAGCTGCTTCAGATCCCACCAAGCGCTTGAGGAACCTAAAGAAAAAGTTGCGAGATATTGAGAAGCTGGAGAGACAGATTGCTAGTGGAGAAATCAAGAATCCAGAACCAGAGCAGCtggaaaaagtgaagagaaaagaggaggtgaCACAGCAGATAGAAGACCTAGAACTGGAAATAGATGATGCAAAATAG